GATAAACTTGTTAAAAagatatctttttttttcatgctTTAATCGTTAACTTCGGATTCAACTCAACTAAAAACACACTATATGTCAATTCTCGTATGCTGCCTTATTTTTTCCCCGATGTAAATTTCACTTGAACTCCCtgacatttttgacatttttgctGATGGTTACGATTTGCACATCACCCTCTGGTCGATTTGATGTAGCCCGCTtgttaaaacatgaacaaacttGCTTCAGAAGTACACAGAAGTTCGTAGGCATTTTTTTCTGAACTCCAAACAGTGCAGGAGTCTTTTAATCTCCTCTCTCCAGGGCTGATAAAATCCCAGTATTGAAGTCAAAGTCTCTTTATGTTTGCTTACGTGTATGCGCATATCTTGTGGGCACTTTGCAGGCGTGCATTGTAGTCTTTAATTAGATTCTGTCATAGTAACTGTTTCAGCTGTGACATGAGGCATTGATTTAACAGGGACAAGCCTTGTTAAACTAATATGAGGATTAAGTCATTGTATGCACAAACATAACACTAATTAGTCCGTTTTTTATAGCTCGTGGTTTATGATTTTTGATATGATTTGGAAATACTAAAAGTGGTTGTTTGTGCATAGCGTGCTCATTCTAGTTTTCAGCATGTGAGAAAGACCACTCACTGCTTTGTTGCATTGGCAGCAAAAGTAGGTCTGAGGTGGGGAATGCTGGTGCCTAGCAACAGGTAAAGACCGTCTGTCTCATTTGGCTGTCGAGAGCTGGAACGGCCAAGAGTTTCAGCTCGGTTTTAAACTAGTTTGAAAGCAAAGAGATTCATTAGTTTGAGTAGATAAACAatgttgttgcttttttatattcatttttcatcAGTTTTAGGTATATTCGGATAGCCACTCGCAAGTGAAATGTACAAACTGTTTTTGGCAACGGTatgaaaaaaagagttttgtCCTTGTGATTAAAAAGGTCCcttgaaatgaataaaatgtatgatgtcTTAGAAAATAGAATCTTGACAGTGCCACCGCCGTATGTGGGCATGTTGTGACTTAAAGAAACAATTAGTCATCTATCGTCTTCTTCCTGAAACTAGATCCTTTTCGCACAAATGCAAATATTACGTAACTCCTTGACTAGACAAACCTCGTGTGGTCTCATCTCAGTGCAGTTGTATCTGTATTGAATAAATGTACCCCTGTAGTTTTAGGTCTCAAATCTGATTGATGAGACGCATAGAATATCCAAAATACTTCTGACCTCACATtagttttattctttaaattgtCTTATATTTGTCACATTGCATGGTAACTGTAAACAGCCTGCATTTAGGCTAATATACTACATTAGTTGATGGAGAATATGTTTATTGtgaataatatcattaataataaatttAGCTGCTGTATGCGTTGTACATTAGtgcgttttattttattgctgtttcCACCAATTTATGAAGCAACAAAGTAAATATGCATTACCATGATAAAATCGCAGTGTATCATGGCCTCTAGtgactcatttatttattttagtgcatAGAAGGACTGTAAATGTACAATGTGCAGGGTTATGAAATGTGATTGATTGGAATCTGCCTTCTTCCTGTTAATACCAATGTCTTTCAGTCGCCCCATGACAGTCTGACCATTGTGACTCTCATTACAtctgtgttaaaaataaactcgCAGGCTACTGGAAAGATAAAGGAGATCTATTTTCATGTTTATGAGattacaaagacatttacagtaGGCCTAACACGTGTGTCTATTTTCTGGTAATATCATAATGCTTCTGTTAGAAAGTATGCATTATGATGAGCGAtcgtcatatttttttattaatagatTCCTCTGTGTGCCAAGAAGATGACGGAATGAACATGGAGCCTTTCAACTGGACAGCCAACAACCAACACACTAATGGCCAAGCATATGTCACCCCCAACCACTTTGCCAGCTGGGTCACATTCGATGACGATCAGGACTCTGCGTTCCAGCCTCCAGGGAGGCCGTCAACTATAAAACTAGACAACCTAAACAATTCTCCACTGCAGGATGCCAACAGCAACCTGATTTCCTCATCCTTTTCCAGTCGTGTGACAGAAAGACACATCCTGGACTTGACCCCTGATTGCACCAGTTCTGTCTTCGCTTACGATAACGCACTGTTGAACAAGAGCGGCCCTTACGACAAGAAGAATCCTTTCCTGGATGATGACTTTTCAAGCCTGCAACCCTCTTCTATTAACCCTTTCAGTGCCTTCTTTGACACAACCGAGCAGACTGCACCCCAGGTCATTGGTCTGTCCTCGGAGTCACCTGATGTCTCCGCATTTAGTTCGCCGTTTTTTGCGTTTCAGGACTGTAATGTCAGAAGAGACTCTAATTTGCTTGCGCACAAGGGAATAGATACTGAAGACGGTCTAGACCATCTAAGGAAAATATACATCTCTGACCCCGACCGTGATGGCAGTCCTACCCTACCAGACGATTCTGTGGAGGCGGAGGATTCAGTTGACTCCACCTACGAACCAGACCACTTGATTTCTAAGGAAGGCTGGCCCATGCTTCTGCGCATCCCCGAGAAGAAAAACATCATGTCGTCACGACACTGGGGACCCATTTTTGTCAGATTGACGAACAGCGGCCAGCTGCAACTTTTCTACGAGAAAGGCCTAGAAAAGCCCTTCAAAGAGTTCCAGCTGAACTCCCAGCATGAGATATCCGAACCCAAGCTCCAGAACTACGACGACAATGGCCGTGTTCATACTCTTAGCGTAGACCAAGTGGCTTACAAGGAGAAGAGGAAGATCCAGCCCAAGGTCAGCGTGGTTCATATGCCGGTGAGAGACCAAGTCGTAAAGCTTGGGACAGCAAACTACCGTGACTTCTTGAGCTTCCGTCATGCCCTCCAGGAGACGCTTGGGAGCCTCTCTGTGGATAAGAAGGAATGAGTTGGCCTTCAACATACACTGAGGAGGAGATCTATGTGGAGGTGAGAGATAACTTCTATGGAGTTCTGGCCAAAGGTGACAGTCGTATCCTGGAGCAGCTTGTTTTGACCCGTGTCAACATGTTAGCCTTTCTCAACGGCTCTCCACCTTGCAGTATCGGTCTCAATGATATCCAGGTCAAAGGTAAAGAAGTCGTTTCCCGGCACGACATCATTCCTAACACGACGTCTCGTTGGATTCAACTGCGGGATTGTCGACTTCATGAATGCGCGGACCAGTCGGAATTCGCAGAGTCCCGAGCCATTACGTTTTGCCCCCCTACCAGCCGTCGCTTTGAGCTTCTGCGTTTCCGCACGGCGTTCGCAGAAAAAAGCCTCCCGTTCACTCTCAGAACTGTTGCTAACATCAGGGGTGCCGAGGTTGAGGTTCAGTCCTGGTTAGTGATGTCGACGGGTTTCTCATCCAATCGGGATCCTTTAACATTGATACCATGTGAGAATGTCGCTATCCGTTACCCCATACCTGAAATTTGGGCGAAGAACTTTAGACGGGAGAGCGTGACGGGCGAGAAGTCACTGAAGGCTCGTTTCAATAAAGGAGCCAGCTTTGGTTCCACCAGTGCTTCGGGGGCGGAACCCGCTATGAGAGTCACACTCGGCACGGCAAAATACGAGCAAGCCTTCAAGTCTGTGGTGTGGAGGATTAGTCGACTACCAGACAAGAACTCAGGTGAGACATGTTTGCTGAAGTAAGAATTCAAGTTCCCTGTGTTGTGAAATGGTTTGAGATGGAAAGTAGTTTGGCTTTCCtatgcatgtatgttttacCTCAAGATTTATTCCgagatatttaaagggatagttcacccaaacatgaaaatctgtcttcatttactcaccctcattttattgtgtaaaattctttgttctgttgtacacaataaatattttttgaaaattggggaaaactaaacagttctggggcactattgattaccatagtagttttcttccctactatggaagtcaatagtgccccagaactgtttattacaagcattctttcaaatatctttcttagaaatttacacaggtttggaacaacttaagttAATGATAACAgagtattcatttttaaatgaacttttcctttaatatatgtaacatttaaaattatatgtATCTGTTTATCTAACCAATGATGGACAAGACAAACATTATTAGGTGtcagtatttaaaaatgtagtctctttttcatgtttttctatgATTTTATGACAAGATTAGAGGCAGTAGAAGATTTTGACATAATGTACAAGTGTTGGTGTCGATAATGTAATTCTCACATTTAAACATCCCTCAATCacaatgttttgaaaacaaGTTTTTAATGCAGTTTTGAATTCCAAATCAAGTTCACCAGAGAAgaaatactattttattttgtttgttggtTTGCTGTTGTTATAGCATCTGCTTGTTCACGTGACCAGTGctggtttttgtctgtaaaTGGTAAATGGTAAAAGTGCTCTAGGGTGTCAATTGTCAGTGGCAGTCCATCAGCAGGGTTTCTCTCCCCCTGAATAAGTCTGATTGGTTAGATAAAGCTCTGGCTGTCAGGATCTGTTAATTCACAGGCTGTCCTTCTGACACACACTTAATGGTTCATTACAACCACTCTTTCCTCGAGCAggacatttttgtttaacattctGATGTCATAGTTAACGCTGCAATATGTAGTTTCTGCCTTGTTAGTAGCACCAATTGAAAttccaaaatgaataaattcctTTTGGACAACAAGATAGTCCTGTTCCTAAATTCACTTAACTAGTTAACTTGAGCCAATGGGGTTGCTCgaacaaacaatgaaatatgaaaGTACCAAAGAGTcacaatgtttatattaatgtttatcaGATTAATTTATTCCACTCATAAATAGATTAAATTACCTCTGCACAATAAAATGAGAAGTCTTATAGTCGCTTAATTGGCGCGTGAATTCGCTTCATGGGAGGGGCTACTGCCAGGCGTCTCCAGTCTCatatataaatcactcgcgcttaacGCTTCTTT
The sequence above is drawn from the Triplophysa dalaica isolate WHDGS20190420 chromosome 15, ASM1584641v1, whole genome shotgun sequence genome and encodes:
- the ston2 gene encoding LOW QUALITY PROTEIN: stonin-2 (The sequence of the model RefSeq protein was modified relative to this genomic sequence to represent the inferred CDS: deleted 2 bases in 1 codon); translation: MAATTGSASGTPRPGWVAFSDEESQADEDSLQPSFDQAVMDSSWEEGPFVSAQKPENLTSWVHFDDKSWSQSPPPPTQVKGPRHSICSSASFWSNVPPSESSWTTQSEEQGSMGASSCDLPSLNAEEPAGQTPSGPHSPDSSVCQEDDGMNMEPFNWTANNQHTNGQAYVTPNHFASWVTFDDDQDSAFQPPGRPSTIKLDNLNNSPLQDANSNLISSSFSSRVTERHILDLTPDCTSSVFAYDNALLNKSGPYDKKNPFLDDDFSSLQPSSINPFSAFFDTTEQTAPQVIGLSSESPDVSAFSSPFFAFQDCNVRRDSNLLAHKGIDTEDGLDHLRKIYISDPDRDGSPTLPDDSVEAEDSVDSTYEPDHLISKEGWPMLLRIPEKKNIMSSRHWGPIFVRLTNSGQLQLFYEKGLEKPFKEFQLNSQHEISEPKLQNYDDNGRVHTLSVDQVAYKEKRKIQPKVSVVHMPVRDQVVKLGTANYRDFLSFRHALQETLGSLSVDKKESWPSTYTEEEIYVEVRDNFYGVLAKGDSRILEQLVLTRVNMLAFLNGSPPCSIGLNDIQVKGKEVVSRHDIIPNTTSRWIQLRDCRLHECADQSEFAESRAITFCPPTSRRFELLRFRTAFAEKSLPFTLRTVANIRGAEVEVQSWLVMSTGFSSNRDPLTLIPCENVAIRYPIPEIWAKNFRRESVTGEKSLKARFNKGASFGSTSASGAEPAMRVTLGTAKYEQAFKSVVWRISRLPDKNSALGHPHTFFCRLELGSDWEVPPKFECLVEVEFDMPSASASKATVRSLSVGDKTDLKKWITYKSHYAYQVAVEYKNESVLDSHQDETPGKCTQQ